The DNA sequence AAGAATTGGGCACCCTGGTCAAAGAAAGTCATCAACCAGATGTTCGATGCTTTCGGAAGAAACAATGTCAACTACAATCCGGAAAATAGACCCTGGGCGATGTTTGACTGTGACAACACCATCACATTGACAGACGTACAGGAGCAGCTCTTCATCTACCAGCTTGAGAACCTTCGTTTCGCATTCAAGCCGGAAGAGCTCTACAAAATCGCAACAGCCGGCGTTGCCAACGTTCACGCAGACCTTGGCAAAGACTACAACCATACAACGATTGACAAGCTTGCCAAAGACACAGTAAAAGCATACACAAGGCTTTACAACAAAGGCTGGGTTGCAGCAGACAATTCCAAAGTTGGCCAGAAAGCAAAATGGATGGCAACAGACGATTGGAAAGAATTCGCAACAAAAACACGTTTGCTCTATGATGCAATCGGAGACAGCGAAAGCGTATCAGTATCCTATCCTTGGATCGGCTTCTACTTCACAGGCATGACCCCTGCAGAAGCAGAGCAGCTCGCATACGAATCACACAAGATGTATGTTGAACTCGGTAAAGCCGATGTCAAAAACTGGACAAAGAAATCATGGGAAAGCCCCAAAATTAAGAGCCTTGCCGGTCAGTTTAAAGTTTCTTTCCGTCAGAGCACAGGCGTATCCCCTGAAATGATTGAGCTCATCAAAAAGCTCGACGCAAACGGAATCGACGTTTGGATCTGCTCAGCATCACCTGTCGTAGCAATCAGAGGACTCCAGCGCTACTACAAATTCGAAGGACTCCGCGGCATGAAATGTATGACCTACAAAATGAAAAACGGAAAATACATTGCTGAATACGACTATGATCTCCACCCCCAGACACAGGGCGTTGGCAAATCAGAAACATTCGTCAAAACAGTACTTCCTCTTTATGACAATCGCGGACCCATCTTCGGAGCCGGAGACTCACAGGGTGACTTTAACTTCATGACAGAATTCAAAGACACAGTGGTCGGACTTATGATGAACCGTGTACGTAAAGACGACGCTGGAATCGTTGCCGCTATCGCAAGCTGGCAGGATGACAACAACATCGACCTTTACGAAGCAATGAAGAGAGGCGAAATCCGCTTCTTGAACCAGGGCCGTGATGAGAACAAAGGCGAATACAGACCTTTCCCAAGCTCAATCATGCTTGGCAAAACAGAGCCTCAGCTTCTTCACGACAAAGCAAAAGAGTGGAGAAAGATGCTTGATAACGGTACAACACCTAATCAGCTTCTCAACCAGTGCACAAAGCTCACAGGAAAACTCAAGACATACGTCGGTACAAAGGTCAGATAGTCTAAACTATCACAATCTTTAAATCGATTAAGCAACAACAAAGAGAGCTTCCGTTTATCGGGAGCTCTCTTTTTATATTCTCTACTTATTTATTATATTTATTGTATGACAGCACTATTCCCTGTTCCTGATTTGAATTTAACAAGATATAAAATATTTAATCTTTCATCGACTACTGTGAAAAGTAGGTATTTAAATAAAGTTGGCATTTAATTTTTGAAAGATTTAGAAGACGAGAATCTAAGCAGTATTAAGCATCCGGAAAATAATCTCATCCAGTCTATTCTTAAAGCGAAGATCATCGTCACTGTCTCTTTTTTTAGGTCCTTTTGTTCTTCCACCGCTCTTACGATATTTTGCTTTTATAGCTCTTTCTTCCAGCATGAAATCAATTTTTTCTTGTAAATATTCGATGCCAATTGGATTGAGAGCATACGCAGTTTTAGAGAGTATCATAGCGGCTAAGCCCCAATCTTGTGTTATTACTAAGTCCCCAGCCTCAGTTAAATTCATTACTTTGATATCCGCTTCTTGCGAGCTGTCTCCAACCGTGATGTGCCGATCTGACTCAATGTTATGATTGTAGCTTGCTACGGTAACGACGTGGATGCCTTCCCTTTTTCCGCTTTGAATAGTGTACAGAAGAGAGTTTTTGGGACAAGAGTCGGCATCAATAATTATTTTCATTTCGATGTGATTTTCTTTTATACTACGAATTTAGACAGTCGCAGATTTCACTATTTGGCAAATCGCAACTCTCAGCCTTTATACTTTTAATTTTTATATGTCCCTGCCTATGAAGGGTTAGAGCTAAAGAGATGATGGTTGCCTGATCCACGCCAATTTTCTTAGCGACAATTTCAGGATCTATTTCTCCTTTTTCCGATACTTCTCGTTCTATTTCATCTCCCAAGCAGTTTATCCACTCTTGAAAAAGTTTTTGCATTTCCGGTGTGGTTGAACTGGCCGTTTGGCTCAATGTGAGAAGGGACTGAAAAACTCTGGCAGAAATGAGTTCTAGCGAACGAATTAAATCCGTCATATTCTGTTTTGGCAAGTTGTCCTTATTAATATCCATTTTTATCTCCATTTAATTAATTCTCCTCCATTTAAAGACTCGTAATTTGCTTATATTATGATATTATAAGCTATCTTTTCGTACTTTTACCCTATTATTTTTTGTCTTTTGTTGTAGTAATATATACATATGTTTATTTAATTGAACGTTTATGAGGAGTGGAATATAGATGTCTTCAAAATTACAGGAAAAGGGAAAACTCGGAATACTTTCCGATACACATGGTAGCTTGCCCGCTTGGCAAGCTGCACTCTCTATTTTTAAAGACGTAGATGCTATATTGCATGCAGGAGACGTAATCTATCATGGACCGAGAAATATGCTACCGGCAGATTACACTCCGGCCGATTTGGCAGATGCTATTAGAGATTATAAGGGAACACTGCTTATTTCAAGAGGCAATTGCGACTCAGACGCAGATTTAATGATGATGGACAAGCCTGTTCCGCAGTATATCTATACTTGGTGGAACGGTAAAAAAATATTCATGATGCATGGAGACAATTTCCCCCTCTTCCGTCAAATTGCACTGGATGGTTCTGTTGATTTGGCCATATCCGGACATACACACATTGCATCAATAATAAGAGAGGGCAATACTATCTTTTTAAATCCTGGCTCTACAACTATACCACAGGGTAAGGACCCTGCTTCTGTGGCTGTTGTAGATATGAATGCCATAAATATTATTTCTTTAGCAGGAGAGGTTCTACACTGTGAACAGTGGTAACAAGCAACTCCAAGACTTATTTAGAAAGAAAAAGTTTTGGCCTCAGTTTATCTGGCTTGCAGTGATGCTTCTTTCCGTTTTTGTAAGCTCCTATCTTAACTCCCCACCGCTTTTCGTGGCGTCTATACTTATCCCTTTTCTTGGTCTTAATGAGTCGGGCAGATGGTCTTATAAAACGAATTTGATTATTTGCCTAATAGTGGCCGTGATAGGAACGTTGGGCGGGGTTTTTTCTTGGCTTGAGATGCTATCGCTTTTAATTCTCCTTTTTACAGTTGGTGGATTTATGCTTTACTACAAAGAGAAATCAACCAGACTGCTGCCGATAATGAATAATTTGGGAGCAAAGGTCTCCAAAGGAAAGAACCTTACTGAAGTAATTGACCTCTCTCTCGAACAGATTGGAAAGATATTCCCTGAATGTGAAGTTGTGATTGCCATTGAAGACATCTACGGCCGGTTATATCTGCCGGAAAGTGAAGGTTCTCCTGAAACGAAGCTAAAGAGAAACGGTTCTTCAATGTGGAAAGTTTTTGCTTCAGGCAGAGCGTATTTCACAGGGAACGTAGATGTTTCAAGAGATTTGCCTCTTTGGCGCAACACTTGTTCCATGATGGTGGTTCCCCTTGAATCAAGGGGAGATAAATTTGGGGTGTTGGGGATAGAATCTCCCAATACGAATGACTTTTCAGCAGTCAACCTCTTGCATTTGCAATCCATAGCTTTCGTGATTGCACAGTTAATATACCCTCATTCGCCGACTTCCGAATCTGAAAAAGGAGACGACTAGTACAAATGATTACAATTGATATGCATATACACAGCACCCATTCAGACGGAAGTTACTCAGTCGAAGAGATAGTTAAGGCCGCTAAAAAGAGAGGCCTTTCGTTGATAAGTCTGACAGACCACGATACCACATCAGGAGTTGCTTCGTTTATGAAAGAGTGCAAAAAACAGGGTGTGAACGCTTTAAGCGGAATAGAACTTTCTGCCGATGAAAGCTTTATGCTTCATATATTAGGGTATCGAATAGATATTGAGTCTGATGCATTCGAAAGCTCGTTAAAAGAAATAAGAGTAAATAGAGATGAGAGAAATGCCCAAATTTGTAAAAAATTACAAAACCTGGGAATGGATATAGAATTAAAAGATGTGAAAATAGTTTCAGGCGGAGAGGTCGTTGCCCGTCCCCACATAGTTACTGTTATGATGCAACGTGGCTATGTATCATCGCGAGCCGAGGCTTTTTCAAAATATCTGGGACGAGGCGGAGTAGCATTTGTGCCTCGCAAACGGCTCTCTCCCGAAAAATGTATTGAGCTCATTCATAACGCTGGCGGTGTAGCCGTGCTAGCTCACCCTTTTCACACAAGGTTGGATGATGAAGAGCTGAAAAAGCTTTTAAAAAGATTAAAAGATGCCGGCCTATGGGGAGTTGAGTCAATATATACGGGGAACACTCCGGAAGAAACCTACAAATGTCTTGCATGGGCAAACGAATTTGACCTATATTCCACGGCCGGATCAGACTTTCATGGGGCGACAAGACCGAGCGCGACTTTGGGACATGTGGTAACAGAAGATTTTTTACCATGGGCAAGGCTCGGAGTATCAATTTAACAAGTAGTCGAAAGCTAGTCAAAAAACATATAGTTTAACTTCAATCTGTTAAAAAAGAGGAGAGCTGTCATGCAGAAAATAATTGACCTTCGCAGCGATACAGTCACAAAGCCTACGGAAGAAATGAGACAAGTCATTGCATCCGCTTCCGTGGGAGATGACATATACGGAGATGATCCCTCTGCGAATGCTCTTTCGGAATATTCGGCCAAGCTCGTTGGCAAAGAAAATGCTCTTTATACCTCTTCCGGAACTATGGCAAATCTAATAGCTTTTCTTGCTATAGGTCGTCCGGGCGAAAGCTTATTGGCCGGAAAATCTTCTCATATCTGGTATTCAGAGGCAGGTTCCTTTTCAGCCGTTGCTGGATTATGCCCTTATCCTCTGGACGATGACTGTGGAATTCCTAAAGTAGAAGACATAGAAAAAACGAGTCGTATCTCCGGTAACATACATCAACCTCAGACAACCATACTCGCACTGGAAAACACACACAATTATGCCGGCGGAATTGCGACAGCTCCCGCTGATTTTGCAGAAGTTGCAAGAGAGGGGAAACGGCTGGGGCTGCATGTACATCTTGACGGAGCCAGGATTTTCAACGCATCCACTCTTCACTCTGTTGATGTAAAAGAATATACAAAAGAAGTGGATAGTATACAATTTTGTCTTTCTAAGGGTTTGGGTGCCCCTATGGGCTCTATGCTGTGCGGGACATCCGAATTTATCGCAAATGCGAAAAAATGGCGCAAGCGTTTGGGCGGAGCTCAGAGGCAGGTCGGCATAGCCGCTGCGGCCGGACTTTTCGCTCTTCAAAATAATATTCAAAGATTGAATGA is a window from the Synergistaceae bacterium genome containing:
- a CDS encoding DUF188 domain-containing protein, which codes for MKIIIDADSCPKNSLLYTIQSGKREGIHVVTVASYNHNIESDRHITVGDSSQEADIKVMNLTEAGDLVITQDWGLAAMILSKTAYALNPIGIEYLQEKIDFMLEERAIKAKYRKSGGRTKGPKKRDSDDDLRFKNRLDEIIFRMLNTA
- the yfcE gene encoding phosphodiesterase, whose translation is MSSKLQEKGKLGILSDTHGSLPAWQAALSIFKDVDAILHAGDVIYHGPRNMLPADYTPADLADAIRDYKGTLLISRGNCDSDADLMMMDKPVPQYIYTWWNGKKIFMMHGDNFPLFRQIALDGSVDLAISGHTHIASIIREGNTIFLNPGSTTIPQGKDPASVAVVDMNAINIISLAGEVLHCEQW
- a CDS encoding GAF domain-containing protein; translation: MNSGNKQLQDLFRKKKFWPQFIWLAVMLLSVFVSSYLNSPPLFVASILIPFLGLNESGRWSYKTNLIICLIVAVIGTLGGVFSWLEMLSLLILLFTVGGFMLYYKEKSTRLLPIMNNLGAKVSKGKNLTEVIDLSLEQIGKIFPECEVVIAIEDIYGRLYLPESEGSPETKLKRNGSSMWKVFASGRAYFTGNVDVSRDLPLWRNTCSMMVVPLESRGDKFGVLGIESPNTNDFSAVNLLHLQSIAFVIAQLIYPHSPTSESEKGDD
- a CDS encoding PHP domain-containing protein, which translates into the protein MITIDMHIHSTHSDGSYSVEEIVKAAKKRGLSLISLTDHDTTSGVASFMKECKKQGVNALSGIELSADESFMLHILGYRIDIESDAFESSLKEIRVNRDERNAQICKKLQNLGMDIELKDVKIVSGGEVVARPHIVTVMMQRGYVSSRAEAFSKYLGRGGVAFVPRKRLSPEKCIELIHNAGGVAVLAHPFHTRLDDEELKKLLKRLKDAGLWGVESIYTGNTPEETYKCLAWANEFDLYSTAGSDFHGATRPSATLGHVVTEDFLPWARLGVSI
- a CDS encoding threonine aldolase; translated protein: MQKIIDLRSDTVTKPTEEMRQVIASASVGDDIYGDDPSANALSEYSAKLVGKENALYTSSGTMANLIAFLAIGRPGESLLAGKSSHIWYSEAGSFSAVAGLCPYPLDDDCGIPKVEDIEKTSRISGNIHQPQTTILALENTHNYAGGIATAPADFAEVAREGKRLGLHVHLDGARIFNASTLHSVDVKEYTKEVDSIQFCLSKGLGAPMGSMLCGTSEFIANAKKWRKRLGGAQRQVGIAAAAGLFALQNNIQRLNDDHKNAKTLFELLAEKGIEVERVENMTNMIFFRLPKNRLSSDEFIFKCSQKGLLLNAMSKDRIRLVTHLDVNEEDVEIASSIIAGVLSI